TCTAGTCACAACCTGAAAGTACTCTCTTGTCAAAAGTAAGTGATTTGTTTAATCCTTTAGTTGGTCAGTCGGCTGAAGAGCTGGTCTGTAGCATTTTTTGGTCCGTTGATGCTAATCGAATCATACAAATAGCACTTACTCCTGGTAGCGAGGAACTCAGGATGTTGTAGCATGGCAACATACTAAATCTGGTATGCTCACTGTTCGATCGGTTTATCATGCACAATGCAATCATAAGTTCTGCAATCAGGATAGGCAATCTGAGAAGGTAGAGCAAACATGATTtagataaggtttattttgttatgcggcttacaaaaacatatttaattttgaATTGATTCTTTTATTGGTACATGCAGTGATaatatgaacttattccttttgatGATAGTACCTGTTCATCTAATTAATTTTATACCACACAGTATCCTGAGGGAAGGCTTCATATTTGCTAAGTGAGTTGCGTTTTTTTATGTGTGCTATTGAATTGAAGTGAGCAAATATTGCTGTCGCACATACAGGTCTGTTGTTCTTCCATCCTTCTTAGTGATTTTTACCTCCAGATGTTTATATATAGATAGAATAGACAATTCTAAGGTACCTCTTTAGAGATAACATTCTCTTTTGCCTTATTTTACTATCGTTTGTGTCTGCCTTCAAAATAAATGTTCTGAATATTCAGATAGTTTAAATGGGGTATCTAAATGATTTATATGACTTAGGAAATTAGAGCTGTTACAAAcaaatttcttgattttttttcccatcacCATAGTGCATTAATTGTCTAGTTTTTTGGCCTTCTCAGATGAAATTGATCTTGCATTCTTACATTGGTAAAGAAATATTTTCTTTGTTGGTTTAAACTCGGCTTGCTTTTGCATGAGCGAATGTACTATTTTGGTAGATACATCACATGCATAATTAAAGACAGTATAACGTACCATGAACAGTGAGTGCATCAGCAAGTTATTATGAGCCAATGCATGTTATGACTTAGTGATAACATTAAAAAAGTAGGCAAGCATGCATGGAGTAGAATTTTTTGAGTTATATAAATCTAATGAAATTGTAATTGCATTCAGGTTGAGTACAATGATAACCTGGAATCGACATTGATTGGAGGTGGCTTGGCACCCTAGAGGAAAAACCTTgtgatttgtattttttttgtgtgcttCTATTATTTCTATATGTATGTCTTGCCTGAGAAATCTGTAAAATCGTGATCGGGTGAGCGCTAAAAATAgtggaagaaagaagaaaaggaaaacggaATAGCAAGAGCAGGACTCCTGGTCGCAGTTGGGGCAAACCGGAGTAGGAGTGGGGGTGCACCTGGGCTTGTGGGCTTGTGGTGCACCTGGACTTGTGGCTCTATGGGCTTGTGGCTTGGACCTGGACTTGTGGGTTTGTGGAACACCTGGACTTGTGGCTCTATGGGCTTGTGGCTTGGACCTGGACTTGTGGGTTTGTGGAACACCTGGACTTGTGGAGGTGCACCTGGACTTGTGGCTCTATGGGCTTGTGGCTTGGACCTGGACTTGTGGGTTTGTGGAACACCTGGACTTGTGGGCGCACCTGGACTTGTAGCTTTATGGGCTTGTGGCTTGGACTTCTGGCCTGGCCTACTGGGCTGGCGCTAGAGAAAAGTGAAAAACCGAACAAAATCGGATCCGTGAAAAAAGCATGTACGGGCGAAAAAAATTACGCACGGACGAAAAAATTGGTGACTAAAGGAAAAatccgaatatttatattagttaagaTGTTGTTAATAAAGGAGAGAAAgtaaggggggagagagagagatacatAAGTACGTACGTGCACATTCATACATACATGACGTGAAGGGGTGGGAGGTgggtattttcttttttttatattgctAAGATAAATTAATGGTAGAAAATAATTGGTCTACCATATTTAAGTTGaaatcaatgttttttttgttttttcttcgtaatttctgttattttctctaatttattagtgtGTTAATTGACGGCTAAGGAGCTCATTTAGTTCCCGGTTATTGAAACACAAACGAAGTAATCATTAAGACAATAGTTTCACGTGACAACttcttttaattaattaaaatatagttGATATGGATGTGACatttttatagataaaatacatCATATGCtttataaaattttaacatGGAACAActagagaaaataaaataaaggtgTAGGATTGGTTGCTTTCTTTACCGTAGGTGAAAACGTGCATACatatatgttctttttttatttttttcaaacaaatagtctttttttgtttttctttagcACAAATAGTGCGTAGTTTTTCCTTACGTAAGTTTGCACGTGCGTGCATATGGGCTGGTGGGGATGCCCTGACGTGGGCTGATGGGTGATAGGAGAGGGAggtgaaaaaaaacaattctaaTGGTAATTAAAATGGTGGGTCTAACTATTTGTTAAGGTGACACACGGTGGTTTAGGAGTATTTGTAGGACTTCCACATGGTTGTTTATGAGTATTTGTAGGAAGTTTTATGAACTTTAGTATTATTTatgatataatagaagataataGATGTCAAATTTTTAAGTTGAAAAATCAAACACCCTCCCAACAAACCTTGTACTAGTGTGTAATTATCCGATGGCGATCAGAAATAATTCAGAAGGGTGAACCACACGCGTTAGGTCCTGTGCCTAGTAACATTTAAGTCGCCAACTACCGCTGAGAAATGACGCTATTATTTAACAAAATAGAAATATACTCCATtcgtcctaaaaaaaaagataaaccctaaTTTTCGTGTTCAATGTTtggccgttcgtcttatttgaaaaaattatgaaaaaaattaaaaagacaagttacgcataaaatattaatcatgttttatcatctaacagtaatgaaaatacgaattataaaaaatttttatataagacggacagtcaaagttggacacgcaaCCCTaggatttgcttttttttttttttttaaacgagGGAGTAAGAAACACGGAGTGATGTCTGCCACCAGCAACCCTGAGACGTACGTGTTGTCACATGGAGACTTGTTGGAGTGAGTAGTAGCAGTAATGACGGCAGCAACTAGCAAGAACGTCGTCGTGCTGTTCCCCTTCCCTGGCCATGGGCACCTCGCCGCCTTCTTGTCCTTCGCCGGCGTCCTCCACCGCGCCCTCCCAGACGTCGCCATCACCCTCGTCTCGACGCCACGCAACGTGGCCAGCCTGCGGCGAGCCACGTCGGCAGGACATGACTCCTTTCTATTACACGAGCTGCCGTTCGTGCCGGCCGACCATGGCCTCCCGGCGGGCTGGGAGTCCTCCGACGGCGTCCCCCACAATCGCTTCCCGGACTTCCTCGAGGCCTTGGAGGTGCTCCAGCCGGCCTTCGACgacttcgtcgccggcgccaccgccgccggcgacgtcgctGTCTGCGTCGTCTCCGACCCGTTCTTGGCGTGGACGGTGACCGTCGCGCGGCGCCGCGGGTGCGCCCACGCCTTCTTCGTGTCGTGCGGCGCGTTCGGCAGCGCCGTCGTGCACTCGCTCTGGAGCCACCTCCCCATTCGCCCCGACGAGGCCGGCCGGATCCTCCTACCGGAGTACCCCGACGTGGTCATCCACAGGTCGCAGGTGTCCAGCAACGTGCTCCACCCGCCCACGGCCGTGAAGCACCGCGTCGAGGCGTTCTTCGGGCGGCAGATACAGCTGGGGTACAAGACGGACGCGCTGCTCATCAACACCGTGGAGGAGTTCGAGCCCACCGGGCTCGCCATGCTCCGGCGAACCTTCAGGCTCCCGGTAATTCCAATCGGCCCACTCGTGCGCGCCTCCACCAAAACAACCTCGCCGGAGACggacgccaccgccggcgccatcaCCAGTTTTCTCGACTCCCACCCTCCGTCGTCGGTGCTCTACGTATCGTTCGGGTCACAGTTCTCCATCCAAGCAGAGCACATGGCGGAGCTGGCCGCCGCACTGGAGGCCACCGGCCGGCCGTTCGTCTGGGCCGTGAAGCCGCCGGACGGGCACAACATAAACGGCGAGATCCAGCCGAAGTGGCTTCCCGACGGATTCGAGGAGAGGGTGACGGCGACCAAGAAaggcctcctcctccatggatGGGCGCCGCAGGTGGGGATCCTGGCGCATCACTCCACAGGAGCGTTCCTGAGccactgcgggtggaactcggTGCTGGAGAGCATGACGCACGGCGTGCCGATCATCGGGtggccgctcgccggcgatcagTACTACAACGCCAAGATGCTCGACGAGGAGTGGGGGGTGTGCCTCCGCGTGGAGGGGGCACGGGGGGACATGGACATGAGTGCCATTATTGTGGACAAAGCGACGCTGGTTGCCGTGGTGGAGACGGTGATGTCTCCAACAGCGAAGGCGGCCGAGATGCGGCAGCGGGCGAGAGCGATCAAGGAG
This window of the Oryza sativa Japonica Group chromosome 4, ASM3414082v1 genome carries:
- the LOC4335348 gene encoding UDP-glycosyltransferase 92A1, which translates into the protein MTAATSKNVVVLFPFPGHGHLAAFLSFAGVLHRALPDVAITLVSTPRNVASLRRATSAGHDSFLLHELPFVPADHGLPAGWESSDGVPHNRFPDFLEALEVLQPAFDDFVAGATAAGDVAVCVVSDPFLAWTVTVARRRGCAHAFFVSCGAFGSAVVHSLWSHLPIRPDEAGRILLPEYPDVVIHRSQVSSNVLHPPTAVKHRVEAFFGRQIQLGYKTDALLINTVEEFEPTGLAMLRRTFRLPVIPIGPLVRASTKTTSPETDATAGAITSFLDSHPPSSVLYVSFGSQFSIQAEHMAELAAALEATGRPFVWAVKPPDGHNINGEIQPKWLPDGFEERVTATKKGLLLHGWAPQVGILAHHSTGAFLSHCGWNSVLESMTHGVPIIGWPLAGDQYYNAKMLDEEWGVCLRVEGARGDMDMSAIIVDKATLVAVVETVMSPTAKAAEMRQRARAIKEIMEAAREGGHGSSANQALEEFFKTMKLNG